The Agromyces marinus genome window below encodes:
- a CDS encoding xanthine dehydrogenase small subunit yields MDHIGVTVNGRHRPLHDVSAHTSALDWLRSLGLTGCKEGCAEGECGACAVLVATPADGGSTEWTAVNACLVLAAALHGQEVVTAEGLGTAEQPHAVQQRLAEAGGSQCGYCTPGFACSMAAEFYRRDRRAVGDDEADAAAGTHHGPNGFDLHSLAGNLCRCTGYRPIRDAAFALGAPEAGDELAARLERPAPASASTRLDDGAGRFIRPASLDEALRLLGDEPDAVLAAGTTDWGVEVNLRGRRAPLTIAIERLPELRTFEVGDASIEIGAALTLTEIERRLAGRVPLLAELFPLFASPLIRNRATIGGNLGTASPIGDTPPALLALDARLVLASAHGEREVDLADYFTGYRQTVLAHGELIRAVRIPLPLAGTTAFHKIAKRRFDDISSVAAAFALEIDGGLVTSARIGLGGVAATPIRARATEAALVGREWTRESVREAASVLASEGTPMSDHRASAEYRSRTLGTALLRLHRSTQAAAGVPA; encoded by the coding sequence ATGGATCACATCGGCGTGACGGTCAACGGGCGGCACCGCCCGCTGCACGACGTCTCCGCGCACACGAGCGCGCTCGACTGGCTGCGCAGCCTGGGCCTGACCGGCTGCAAGGAGGGCTGCGCCGAGGGCGAGTGCGGCGCGTGCGCCGTGCTCGTCGCGACGCCCGCAGACGGCGGTAGCACCGAGTGGACGGCCGTGAACGCGTGCCTGGTCCTGGCAGCGGCGCTCCACGGCCAGGAGGTCGTCACCGCCGAGGGGCTCGGCACGGCCGAGCAGCCGCACGCGGTCCAGCAGCGCCTCGCCGAGGCCGGCGGATCGCAGTGCGGCTACTGCACGCCCGGCTTCGCGTGCAGCATGGCCGCCGAGTTCTACCGGCGCGATCGGCGCGCGGTCGGTGACGACGAAGCGGATGCCGCGGCCGGCACGCATCACGGCCCGAACGGCTTCGACCTGCACTCCCTCGCCGGCAACCTGTGCCGCTGCACCGGATACCGGCCGATCCGGGATGCGGCGTTCGCGCTCGGCGCGCCCGAAGCGGGCGACGAACTCGCGGCCCGGCTGGAGCGCCCCGCGCCGGCATCCGCGTCGACCCGGCTCGACGACGGGGCCGGCCGTTTCATCCGCCCCGCCTCGCTCGACGAGGCCCTCCGCCTGCTCGGCGACGAACCCGACGCGGTCCTCGCCGCCGGCACGACCGACTGGGGCGTCGAGGTCAACCTCCGGGGGCGCAGGGCACCGCTCACGATCGCGATCGAACGCCTCCCGGAACTGCGCACGTTCGAGGTCGGCGACGCGAGCATCGAGATCGGCGCCGCGCTCACCCTCACCGAGATCGAGCGGCGCCTGGCAGGCCGGGTGCCGCTCCTGGCCGAGCTGTTCCCGCTCTTCGCCTCCCCGCTCATCCGCAACCGGGCCACGATCGGCGGCAACCTCGGCACGGCCTCGCCGATCGGCGACACCCCGCCCGCGCTGCTCGCCCTCGACGCACGACTCGTGCTCGCCTCCGCCCACGGCGAGCGCGAGGTCGACCTGGCCGACTACTTCACGGGGTACCGGCAGACCGTGCTCGCACACGGCGAACTCATCCGAGCGGTGCGGATCCCGTTGCCGCTCGCAGGCACGACCGCGTTCCACAAGATCGCCAAGCGCCGCTTCGACGACATCTCGAGCGTCGCCGCGGCCTTCGCGCTCGAGATCGACGGCGGCCTCGTCACGTCGGCGCGCATCGGACTCGGCGGGGTCGCGGCCACGCCGATCCGGGCACGCGCGACCGAGGCCGCGCTCGTCGGGCGCGAGTGGACGCGTGAGAGCGTCCGGGAGGCGGCATCCGTTCTCGCCTCGGAAGGCACGCCCATGTCGGACCACCGGGCGAGCGCCGAGTACCGCTCCCGCACGCTCGGCACGGCGCTGCTGAGGCTGCACCGCAGCACCCAGGCGGCCGCGGGGGTGCCCGCATGA
- a CDS encoding phosphatase PAP2 family protein, with translation MAVHDGDAGAPGAGNEERARRAGRFVPFAAGATALVLALVLGVVIMLRADVLFPVDESWAEEVFTLRGPIGDIFAYGMNALGGGVIGVFVVPITAALVLIALRRPWAALFFLSASIASAVAVQLLKGLFGRARPEELIVATDFGSFPSGHVANAATIAVVFGILVPRGWVWFAGAAYTVLMAISRTYLGAHWVTDTIGGALVGAGTALLVWCLFATPLERERLKRADVIAERNRAFAQSHVTPPEGRPRSAP, from the coding sequence ATGGCGGTGCACGACGGTGATGCGGGAGCGCCCGGCGCGGGGAACGAGGAACGCGCACGACGCGCGGGTCGGTTCGTCCCGTTCGCAGCCGGCGCCACGGCGCTCGTGCTCGCGCTCGTGCTCGGCGTGGTCATCATGCTCCGCGCGGACGTGCTGTTCCCCGTCGACGAGTCGTGGGCCGAGGAGGTCTTCACGCTGCGCGGCCCCATCGGCGACATCTTCGCCTACGGGATGAACGCGCTCGGCGGTGGCGTCATCGGGGTGTTCGTGGTCCCGATCACCGCCGCACTCGTGCTGATCGCGCTCAGGCGCCCCTGGGCGGCGCTCTTCTTCCTCTCGGCGTCGATCGCGAGCGCGGTCGCCGTGCAGCTGCTGAAGGGCCTGTTCGGCCGGGCCAGGCCCGAGGAGCTCATCGTCGCGACCGACTTCGGTTCATTCCCGTCGGGGCATGTGGCGAACGCCGCGACGATCGCCGTCGTGTTCGGCATCCTCGTCCCGCGGGGGTGGGTGTGGTTCGCGGGCGCGGCGTACACGGTGCTCATGGCGATCAGCCGCACGTACCTCGGCGCGCACTGGGTCACCGATACGATCGGCGGGGCACTCGTCGGCGCGGGCACGGCGCTGCTCGTGTGGTGCCTGTTCGCGACGCCCCTCGAACGCGAGCGCCTGAAGCGCGCCGACGTGATCGCGGAACGCAACCGCGCCTTCGCGCAGTCCCACGTCACGCCCCCCGAAGGACGCCCGCGTTCGGCCCCGTGA
- the xdhC gene encoding xanthine dehydrogenase accessory protein XdhC, translating into MDWIDAVQRLRAERTPGVLVTLATVRGHAPRNGGAKMVVAADRAFGTVGGGNLEQTALARARELLASGSAEPELLTLTLSDRAAVDYGVQCCGGEVTMLLEPLPVVPAVAVFGLGHVGLELARILARHPLDLALVDSREAMLAPGRIGVPGESGPFADAVANVRVHLLPVPEAALADLPGGAHVLVMTHDHAEDLAICDAALRTTGLASIGLIGSRSKWSRFRGQLLEAGHDVASLERIETPIGIAGIRSKEPAAIAVSVTAELLQRIERAATSAPTT; encoded by the coding sequence GTGGACTGGATCGACGCCGTGCAGCGCCTCCGGGCCGAACGCACGCCCGGAGTGCTCGTCACGCTCGCGACCGTTCGGGGGCACGCGCCCCGCAACGGCGGCGCCAAGATGGTCGTCGCGGCCGACCGCGCGTTCGGCACCGTCGGCGGCGGCAACCTCGAGCAGACCGCACTCGCCCGGGCCCGCGAACTGCTCGCATCCGGCTCAGCCGAACCGGAACTGCTCACGCTCACCCTGAGCGACCGGGCCGCCGTCGACTACGGCGTGCAGTGCTGCGGAGGAGAGGTCACCATGCTGCTCGAACCCCTGCCGGTCGTTCCGGCCGTCGCGGTCTTCGGCCTGGGGCACGTCGGCCTCGAACTGGCCAGGATCCTCGCGCGGCATCCGCTCGACCTCGCCCTCGTCGACTCCCGCGAGGCGATGCTCGCGCCCGGCAGGATCGGAGTCCCCGGGGAGTCGGGGCCGTTCGCCGACGCGGTCGCGAACGTCCGCGTGCACCTGCTGCCCGTGCCCGAGGCGGCGCTGGCCGACCTGCCCGGCGGCGCGCACGTGCTCGTCATGACGCACGACCACGCCGAGGACCTCGCGATCTGCGACGCGGCGCTGCGGACCACCGGGCTCGCATCGATCGGACTGATCGGGTCGCGCTCGAAGTGGTCGCGGTTCCGCGGGCAGCTCCTCGAGGCCGGACACGACGTTGCTTCGCTCGAACGGATCGAGACGCCGATCGGCATCGCCGGCATCCGCTCGAAGGAGCCCGCCGCGATCGCCGTGAGCGTGACCGCCGAGCTCCTGCAGCGGATCGAGCGCGCCGCGACGTCCGCGCCCACCACCTGA
- the xdhB gene encoding xanthine dehydrogenase molybdopterin binding subunit has product MTSELAARPRDAVVGRPLPHESAVLHATGAAVYTDDLAPTTSGVLTAWPVQSEHAHALVALDIAPALDVPGVVRVLTADDVPGVNDAGAKGDEPLFPTEAMYHGHALAWVLGESADAARAGAAAVQVAYEPLPSIITVAEAIEAGSFQGISPTIRRGDAAAALARAPHVFEGTSIVGGQEHFSLETHASLARIDSEGQVFIESSTQHPSETQEIVAHVLGVPNHRVTVECLRMGGGFGGKEMQPHGFAAVAAIGAQLTGRPVRVRLTRTQDLTMTGKRHPFHATWRAGFDDDGRILALETTLTADGGWSLDLSEPVLGRALLHVDNAYFIPDVTAHGRIAKTNKTSQTAFRGFGGPQGMFVVEDLLGRVAPLLGIPADVLRERNLYAPGQSTPYGQPVRHAERLRAMWADLRDSADLDARRDAIARSNAADPDLKRGLAITPVKFGISFTFTSYNQAGALVHVYRDGSVLVNHGGTEMGQGLHTKMLQVAATALGVPIETVRLAPTRTDKVPNTSATAASSGADLNGGAIKHACEQIRGRLASVAAGLLGLDEHDVRFGGGRVGGLGPGPVGVGCADADPTPSLSFAEVAAAAYHQRVQLWAAGFYRTAGLHWDADAMQGEPFKYFAYGVAATEVEVDGFTGATRTLRVDILHDVGDSLSPLIDLGQVEGGFVQGAGWLTLEELRWDETDGPGRGRLLTQSASTYKLPSLSEMPEVLNVRLLEHAAEDGAVYGSKAVGEPPLMLAFSVREAIRDAVAAFGPAGRSVELGAPSTPEAVFWAIEAARTAAGADAPADAATGRPADPAGVPVPADG; this is encoded by the coding sequence ATGACGAGCGAACTCGCCGCGCGCCCGCGGGACGCCGTCGTCGGCCGCCCGCTGCCGCACGAGAGCGCCGTGCTGCACGCCACCGGCGCGGCGGTCTACACCGACGACCTCGCCCCGACCACCTCGGGCGTGCTGACCGCGTGGCCCGTGCAGTCCGAGCACGCCCACGCACTCGTCGCGCTCGACATCGCGCCCGCGCTCGACGTGCCGGGCGTCGTGCGCGTGCTCACCGCCGACGACGTGCCCGGCGTGAACGACGCCGGCGCGAAGGGCGACGAACCGCTCTTCCCGACCGAGGCGATGTACCACGGGCACGCGCTGGCGTGGGTGCTCGGCGAGAGCGCCGACGCCGCGCGCGCGGGCGCGGCGGCCGTCCAGGTCGCCTACGAACCGCTGCCCTCGATCATCACCGTCGCCGAGGCGATCGAGGCCGGATCGTTCCAGGGCATCTCGCCGACGATCCGCCGCGGCGACGCCGCCGCCGCACTCGCGCGCGCACCGCACGTGTTCGAGGGAACGAGCATCGTCGGCGGGCAGGAGCACTTCTCCCTCGAGACGCACGCGTCGCTCGCCCGCATCGACTCCGAGGGGCAGGTGTTCATCGAGTCGAGCACCCAGCATCCGTCGGAAACCCAGGAGATCGTCGCGCACGTGCTCGGCGTTCCGAATCACCGCGTCACCGTCGAATGCCTGCGCATGGGCGGCGGCTTCGGCGGCAAGGAGATGCAGCCCCACGGGTTCGCAGCCGTCGCCGCGATCGGCGCCCAGCTGACCGGGCGCCCGGTGCGGGTGCGGCTCACGCGCACGCAGGACCTCACCATGACCGGCAAGCGCCACCCGTTCCACGCGACCTGGCGGGCCGGATTCGACGACGACGGCCGAATCCTCGCCCTCGAGACCACCCTCACCGCCGACGGCGGCTGGAGCCTCGACCTCTCCGAGCCCGTGCTCGGCCGCGCCCTGCTGCACGTGGACAACGCCTACTTCATCCCCGACGTCACCGCGCACGGCCGCATCGCGAAGACCAACAAGACCTCGCAGACCGCGTTCCGCGGCTTCGGCGGGCCGCAGGGCATGTTCGTCGTCGAAGACCTCCTCGGGCGGGTCGCCCCGCTGCTCGGCATCCCCGCCGACGTGCTCCGCGAGCGCAACCTCTACGCGCCAGGGCAGTCCACGCCCTACGGCCAGCCCGTCCGGCACGCCGAACGGCTCCGCGCGATGTGGGCCGACCTGCGGGACTCGGCCGACCTCGACGCGCGACGCGACGCGATCGCCCGGTCGAACGCCGCCGACCCCGACCTCAAGCGCGGACTCGCCATCACGCCCGTGAAGTTCGGCATCTCGTTCACGTTCACCTCGTACAACCAGGCCGGCGCCCTCGTGCACGTCTACCGCGACGGATCCGTGCTGGTCAACCACGGCGGAACCGAGATGGGCCAGGGCCTGCACACCAAGATGCTCCAGGTCGCCGCGACCGCGCTGGGCGTGCCGATCGAGACCGTGCGCCTCGCCCCCACGCGCACCGACAAGGTGCCCAACACCTCCGCGACCGCGGCGTCCTCGGGCGCCGACCTCAACGGCGGCGCCATCAAGCACGCCTGCGAGCAGATCCGCGGGCGCCTGGCATCCGTCGCCGCGGGCCTGCTGGGCCTCGACGAACACGACGTGCGGTTCGGCGGCGGGCGCGTCGGGGGTCTTGGGCCGGGCCCGGTCGGCGTGGGCTGCGCCGATGCCGATCCGACCCCGTCGCTCTCGTTCGCCGAGGTCGCCGCCGCCGCCTACCACCAGCGCGTGCAGCTGTGGGCCGCGGGCTTCTACCGCACCGCAGGACTGCACTGGGACGCCGACGCCATGCAGGGCGAACCCTTCAAGTACTTCGCGTACGGCGTCGCCGCGACCGAGGTCGAGGTCGACGGGTTCACGGGCGCGACGCGCACCCTGCGCGTCGACATCCTGCACGACGTCGGCGACTCGCTCTCGCCGCTCATCGACCTCGGCCAGGTCGAGGGCGGCTTCGTGCAGGGCGCCGGATGGCTGACCCTCGAGGAGCTCCGCTGGGACGAGACCGACGGGCCCGGTCGAGGGCGGCTGCTCACGCAGTCCGCGAGCACCTACAAGCTGCCGAGCCTGTCGGAGATGCCCGAGGTCCTCAACGTGCGCCTGCTCGAGCACGCCGCGGAAGACGGCGCCGTCTACGGCTCGAAGGCGGTCGGCGAGCCGCCGCTCATGCTCGCGTTCAGCGTGCGCGAGGCGATCCGCGACGCGGTCGCGGCGTTCGGCCCGGCCGGGCGCTCGGTCGAGCTCGGGGCACCCTCGACGCCCGAGGCGGTGTTCTGGGCGATCGAGGCGGCGCGGACCGCGGCGGGTGCGGATGCACCCGCGGATGCCGCGACCGGTCGCCCCGCGGACCCGGCGGGCGTCCCGGTGCCCGCCGACGGGTGA
- the aceB gene encoding malate synthase A, translating into MSIEIVGDARVPGDEEILSDAALAFVEELHRRFDAPRRELLAARRARRERIAAGEPLDFLAETADIRAGDWRVPPPPEALADRRVEITGPAAPAKMAINALNSGARVWLADLEDASSPTWPNVVGSVRNLRDAARGTLAWTSPEGKEYALRTDIRRPTVVTRPRGWHLPEKHVLIDGDRASGALVDFGLHVHHTARLLIDGGAGPFYYLPKLESHLEARLWNDVFTFTEERMSLPPGTIRATVLIETIPAAFEMDEILYELREHASGLNAGRWDYLFSIIKVFRDAGPEFLVPDRASVAMTAPFMRAYTDLLVATCHRRGAVAMGGMAAFVPNRADPDATAVAFEKVRADKTREAGDGFDGSWVAHPDLVPVCREVFDGVLGERPNQLDRQRPEVAVSAADLLDVASAQGRITEAGLRTNLSVGVAYTAAWLSGDGAVALHSLMEDAATAEISRSQVWQQLRHEVVLADTGRPLTPDLVREVLAEEVEALRAGVPPERFAAHYEPAARLVADLVLDDDYVDFLTLPAYELLE; encoded by the coding sequence ATGAGCATCGAGATCGTCGGCGACGCCCGGGTGCCGGGCGACGAGGAGATCCTGTCGGACGCTGCGCTCGCGTTCGTCGAGGAGCTGCACCGGCGGTTCGACGCGCCCCGCCGCGAGCTGCTCGCAGCCCGCCGCGCACGGCGCGAGCGCATCGCCGCGGGCGAGCCGCTCGACTTCCTCGCCGAGACGGCCGACATCCGCGCCGGCGACTGGCGGGTGCCGCCCCCGCCGGAGGCGCTCGCCGACCGTCGCGTCGAGATCACGGGCCCCGCCGCGCCCGCCAAGATGGCGATCAACGCGCTGAACTCGGGTGCACGGGTCTGGCTCGCCGACCTCGAGGACGCGTCGAGCCCGACCTGGCCGAACGTGGTCGGCAGCGTCCGGAACCTGCGCGACGCCGCGCGCGGCACGCTCGCGTGGACCTCGCCCGAGGGCAAGGAGTACGCGCTCCGCACCGACATCCGCCGCCCCACGGTCGTCACGCGCCCCCGCGGCTGGCACCTGCCGGAGAAGCACGTCCTCATCGACGGCGACCGCGCGTCGGGGGCGCTCGTCGACTTCGGCCTGCACGTCCACCACACCGCGCGCCTGCTCATCGACGGCGGGGCGGGGCCGTTCTACTACCTGCCGAAGCTCGAGAGCCACCTCGAGGCGCGGCTCTGGAACGACGTGTTCACCTTCACCGAGGAGCGGATGTCGCTGCCGCCCGGCACGATCCGCGCCACGGTCCTCATCGAGACGATCCCCGCGGCGTTCGAGATGGACGAGATCCTGTACGAGCTGCGCGAGCACGCCTCGGGGCTGAACGCGGGGCGCTGGGACTACCTGTTCAGCATCATCAAGGTGTTCCGCGACGCCGGACCCGAGTTCCTGGTGCCCGACCGGGCGTCGGTCGCGATGACGGCGCCGTTCATGCGCGCCTACACCGACCTGCTCGTGGCGACCTGCCATCGGCGCGGCGCCGTCGCGATGGGCGGCATGGCGGCGTTCGTGCCGAACCGCGCCGACCCCGACGCCACGGCGGTCGCGTTCGAGAAGGTCCGCGCCGACAAGACGCGCGAGGCCGGCGACGGCTTCGACGGGTCGTGGGTCGCCCACCCCGACCTGGTGCCCGTGTGCCGGGAGGTCTTCGACGGCGTGCTCGGCGAGCGGCCGAACCAGCTCGATCGGCAGCGGCCCGAGGTCGCCGTGTCGGCCGCGGACCTGCTCGACGTGGCATCCGCCCAGGGCCGCATCACCGAGGCCGGACTGCGCACGAACCTGTCGGTCGGGGTCGCCTACACGGCGGCCTGGCTCTCGGGCGACGGCGCGGTCGCGCTGCACAGCCTCATGGAGGATGCCGCGACGGCCGAGATCTCGCGCTCGCAGGTGTGGCAGCAGCTGCGGCACGAGGTCGTGCTGGCCGACACGGGCCGCCCGCTCACGCCCGACCTCGTGCGCGAGGTGCTCGCCGAAGAGGTCGAGGCGCTCCGCGCCGGCGTGCCGCCCGAGCGCTTCGCCGCGCACTACGAGCCGGCCGCGCGGCTCGTGGCCGACCTCGTCCTCGACGACGACTACGTCGACTTCCTCACCCTGCCTGCCTACGAACTGCTGGAGTGA
- a CDS encoding DUF6986 family protein: MRTALPSDVLAAVEARLAPTDRLLRDAYPGEDGTRRPVHTVYVPADRYTPELPVEWGRAARDAAAGAGGTEVLAIDVGLRYGVATEVAPRVDAKLASEPIEDLRIDFEDGYGDRGDAAEDADAVRAAKRVVAAEGAHFAPPFIGIRCKSFEAATRARGIRTLDLFVTTLVEQGGLPDGLALTLPKVSTVAQVEAMAEILAALERVHGLPDGRLGFEVQVETPQVVLGPDGTAPVARIAHAAAGRITGLHYGTCDYSAALGIDAPQQSLEHPAADHAKHVMQAAVAGTGIRLSDGSTNVLPVGDGAPDAWRLHARLVRRALERGFAQGWDLHPAQLPTRYLATYAYYREGYPAVAARLRHVHEGTRGAVLDEPATVRALTGFVRRGVQCGALAADEVAADTGLDPAAPAQHPEEHS, encoded by the coding sequence GTGCGCACCGCCCTCCCGTCCGACGTGCTCGCCGCGGTCGAGGCCCGACTGGCCCCGACCGACCGGCTGCTGCGCGACGCCTACCCGGGCGAGGACGGCACGCGCCGGCCCGTGCACACGGTGTACGTGCCGGCCGACCGGTACACCCCCGAGCTCCCCGTCGAATGGGGGCGCGCGGCGCGCGACGCGGCCGCCGGCGCCGGCGGAACGGAGGTGCTCGCGATCGACGTCGGCCTCAGGTACGGCGTCGCCACCGAGGTCGCGCCGCGGGTCGACGCGAAGCTCGCGAGCGAACCCATCGAGGACCTGCGCATCGACTTCGAGGACGGCTACGGCGACCGCGGCGACGCAGCCGAGGACGCCGACGCCGTCCGTGCGGCCAAGCGCGTCGTCGCCGCCGAGGGCGCGCACTTCGCCCCGCCGTTCATCGGGATCAGGTGCAAGTCGTTCGAGGCCGCGACTCGGGCCCGCGGCATCCGCACCCTCGACCTGTTCGTGACCACCCTCGTCGAACAGGGCGGGCTGCCCGACGGGCTCGCGCTCACCCTGCCGAAGGTCTCCACGGTCGCGCAGGTCGAGGCCATGGCCGAGATCCTCGCCGCGCTCGAACGCGTGCACGGGCTGCCCGACGGTCGGCTCGGGTTCGAGGTGCAGGTCGAGACGCCGCAGGTCGTGCTCGGGCCCGACGGCACGGCCCCGGTCGCTCGCATCGCGCACGCGGCCGCGGGCCGAATCACGGGGCTGCACTACGGGACGTGCGACTACAGCGCCGCGCTCGGCATCGACGCGCCGCAGCAGTCGCTCGAGCATCCCGCGGCCGACCACGCGAAGCACGTCATGCAGGCGGCCGTCGCGGGCACCGGCATCCGCCTCTCGGACGGCTCGACGAACGTCCTGCCCGTCGGCGACGGCGCACCCGACGCATGGCGGCTGCACGCCCGGCTCGTGCGCCGCGCGCTCGAGCGCGGCTTCGCTCAGGGGTGGGACCTGCATCCCGCGCAGCTGCCGACCCGGTACCTCGCGACGTACGCGTACTACCGCGAGGGGTACCCGGCGGTCGCGGCACGGCTGCGCCACGTGCACGAGGGCACGCGCGGCGCCGTGCTCGACGAGCCGGCGACCGTGCGCGCGCTCACGGGGTTCGTCCGCCGCGGGGTGCAGTGCGGGGCGCTCGCGGCCGACGAGGTCGCCGCCGACACGGGACTCGACCCGGCCGCACCCGCCCAGCACCCCGAGGAGCACTCATGA